The following are encoded in a window of Limibacter armeniacum genomic DNA:
- a CDS encoding SusC/RagA family TonB-linked outer membrane protein, whose amino-acid sequence MRKTLLLLTFVLGLLSIAFAQERTVSGVVRTASGETLPGTTVQVKGATIGAVTNLDGAFKLTIPPNATVLLFRLVGYATVEQEIGSKTTFEITLKEDIQQLNEVVVTAFGVSRDKRALSYAVQTVDSNEILAAKETNVVSALSGKVAGVQITQSSGAAGGGSYIKIRGNSSLTGNNQPLFVVDGVPVNNSMNFTEDPRSGAAESNRLIDLNPDDIAEVTVLKGGSAAALYGSRAANGVVMITTKKGSRGQKLTANYAYTVEASKVNKLPELQTEYSQGWGGVYAAPETGDPFSWGAKISSDASLNSYNNAENFFQTGLKQEHSFNVAGGNEVASIFASVSRLDQEGIVPTNTFERTSARVTTQARLSEMFELTASANYTNSSGRRIQQGSNTSGLMLGLLRTAPSFDNSNGASDPTDPSAYLNPDGTQRNYRGGGGYDNPYWTINQTPLLDNVNRIMGYTKLDFKPIEKVTVTYRIGVDTYSDKRKQVFPINSRTVPAGRLINYDIFNTEITSDLFVNYSDRFMDDFGVNVMVGHSLNHRQNASNRVQGEGLVIGEFYNMSNAATISTTEDEYTIRTVGSFIDANFDYKNTFFFGASLRRDVASTFGAATDNSFIYPALSAGIVFSELLPENGIISYGKVRANMAEVGNQPPAYVTKTYFNSASPYSGWIDGFEFPFGDAIGYTQSNVLGNAYLKPEKVTVKEVGLEMNFLENRIGFDVTGYVKKSEDLIIAVPVAGTSGFENTYMNAGVMENKGIEVAFHATPLQTATGFTWDMNVNFTKNKNEVIELADGVDVVSLPYGFSGANQRLVKGEAYGTLYGSVWERDENGNVLVDLNGVPKVAAGEEIIGDPNPDWLMGIRNTLSYKGFSISALIDIRQGGDIWNGTRGALNYFGTSAETAEGRGSQFVFEGVYAESGATADDKEVVAGDVNATPITKDETWYATGPGSGFTGPSEQFIEDGSWVRLRELSLNYKVPTSLVSNIPGVSGANITITGRNLWLHTDYQGVDPETNLGGAINAQGADYFNMPSTKGVSATVRLTF is encoded by the coding sequence CAGCTAAATGAAGTTGTTGTAACTGCATTTGGTGTGTCTAGAGACAAAAGAGCACTTTCTTACGCTGTTCAAACTGTAGACTCTAATGAAATTTTAGCGGCTAAGGAAACGAACGTCGTAAGTGCTTTATCAGGTAAAGTAGCAGGTGTGCAGATTACACAATCGTCTGGAGCTGCAGGTGGAGGTTCTTATATCAAGATTCGTGGTAACTCTTCTCTGACAGGTAATAACCAGCCACTTTTTGTTGTTGATGGAGTACCTGTTAACAACTCTATGAACTTTACGGAAGACCCAAGAAGTGGAGCCGCAGAGTCCAACCGTTTGATTGACCTTAACCCTGATGATATCGCAGAAGTTACTGTACTTAAAGGTGGTTCTGCTGCTGCACTCTATGGTTCAAGAGCTGCCAACGGTGTAGTAATGATTACAACAAAGAAAGGAAGCAGGGGACAAAAGTTAACAGCAAATTATGCTTATACTGTTGAGGCTTCAAAAGTAAACAAACTGCCAGAATTACAGACAGAATATTCTCAAGGTTGGGGTGGGGTATATGCTGCTCCAGAAACAGGAGATCCATTTTCATGGGGTGCAAAGATTTCTAGTGATGCTTCTTTAAACTCATATAATAATGCTGAGAACTTTTTCCAGACAGGTTTGAAACAAGAGCACTCATTCAATGTAGCAGGTGGAAATGAAGTAGCTAGTATTTTTGCTTCCGTATCGAGATTGGATCAAGAAGGTATTGTGCCAACAAATACATTTGAAAGAACTTCAGCAAGAGTAACAACTCAAGCTAGACTATCTGAAATGTTTGAGTTGACAGCCTCTGCAAATTATACTAATTCATCTGGTAGAAGAATCCAGCAGGGCTCTAATACTTCAGGTTTGATGCTAGGCCTCCTAAGAACAGCTCCTTCATTTGACAACTCTAATGGAGCTTCTGATCCAACAGATCCTTCTGCTTATCTAAACCCAGATGGTACACAACGTAATTACCGTGGTGGTGGTGGTTATGACAACCCTTACTGGACTATTAACCAGACTCCATTGTTGGATAATGTAAACCGTATCATGGGATATACAAAACTGGATTTTAAGCCAATTGAAAAAGTGACAGTTACTTACAGAATTGGTGTAGATACATATTCAGATAAAAGAAAGCAGGTATTCCCAATCAATTCTAGAACTGTTCCAGCAGGTAGGTTAATCAATTATGATATCTTCAACACAGAAATTACTTCAGACTTGTTCGTTAATTACTCTGACAGGTTTATGGATGATTTCGGTGTAAATGTAATGGTTGGTCATAGTTTGAACCACAGACAGAATGCATCCAACAGAGTACAAGGTGAAGGGTTGGTAATCGGTGAGTTTTACAATATGTCCAATGCTGCTACAATAAGTACTACTGAAGATGAATATACAATCAGAACTGTAGGTAGTTTTATTGATGCCAATTTTGATTATAAAAACACCTTTTTCTTTGGAGCTTCATTGAGAAGAGATGTTGCTTCAACTTTTGGCGCAGCTACTGATAACTCCTTCATTTACCCAGCACTTTCTGCAGGTATTGTGTTCTCAGAATTATTGCCTGAAAATGGCATTATTTCTTACGGTAAAGTAAGAGCAAACATGGCTGAGGTGGGTAACCAGCCACCTGCATATGTAACTAAAACTTACTTCAATTCTGCATCTCCTTATAGTGGTTGGATTGATGGTTTTGAGTTTCCATTTGGTGATGCAATTGGTTATACACAATCAAATGTATTGGGTAATGCCTACCTGAAGCCTGAAAAAGTAACAGTTAAAGAGGTTGGTTTAGAAATGAACTTCTTAGAAAATAGAATTGGCTTTGACGTGACAGGGTATGTGAAGAAGTCTGAAGACCTAATCATTGCAGTTCCTGTAGCTGGTACATCAGGTTTTGAAAATACGTACATGAATGCAGGTGTTATGGAGAATAAAGGTATTGAAGTAGCATTCCATGCCACTCCACTTCAAACTGCAACTGGTTTCACATGGGATATGAATGTGAACTTTACTAAGAATAAAAATGAGGTAATTGAACTAGCTGATGGAGTGGATGTTGTCAGCCTTCCTTATGGTTTCTCTGGTGCAAACCAAAGATTGGTAAAAGGTGAAGCATATGGTACTTTATATGGCTCTGTATGGGAAAGAGATGAAAATGGAAATGTACTGGTAGATCTAAATGGAGTCCCAAAAGTAGCTGCAGGTGAAGAAATCATTGGTGATCCGAACCCAGATTGGTTGATGGGTATCAGAAATACGCTTTCTTATAAGGGTTTCTCTATTTCTGCTTTAATTGATATTAGACAAGGAGGAGATATATGGAATGGTACAAGGGGTGCATTGAATTACTTTGGTACATCTGCAGAAACTGCTGAAGGTAGAGGTTCTCAATTTGTATTCGAAGGTGTGTATGCAGAGTCAGGTGCTACTGCTGATGATAAAGAAGTTGTAGCAGGAGATGTGAATGCCACCCCTATCACTAAAGATGAGACATGGTATGCTACTGGCCCTGGTTCAGGCTTTACAGGTCCTTCAGAGCAGTTTATCGAAGATGGTAGCTGGGTAAGGTTGAGAGAACTGAGCTTGAACTATAAGGTTCCGACTTCTTTGGTTTCAAATATCCCTGGAGTATCAGGTGCGAACATTACAATCACTGGTCGTAACCTGTGGCTGCACACGGATTACCAAGGTGTAGACCCTGAAACTAACTTGGGTGGTGCTATCAATGCTCAAGGTGCAGATTACTTCAATATGCCATCAACTAAAGGTGTATCAGCAACAGTAAGGTTGACATTTTAA